The Candidatus Beckwithbacteria bacterium sequence CTCCAACTGGAATGGTTAGCAAATCTCCGCTAGCATATGTTGGAACATCTATTGGCTCCTGATCTGTTTTTGACAATATCACTCCAACTTTACTGTCTATAACTCGCCATAGTTCGCTGCGCCGAAAGTGATATTGCCAGGAAAGGCGTTTACCCGGTGCTACCAGCAAAATCTTTGGTTCATGCTTTAACCCTCTTCGCTCTAATTGCTTTATATGATTATCTGCAAAAAAAAGCTTTTTAAACGTGTTTCCATCCTGTTCAGTAAATTTAAAATACGCTCCCCAAGGTTTATTAATATCTTTCTCAACTACTTGTAGCAAACAATCTTTAAAATATCTTTCCAAATCTATAACAATTTCTAATTTATTCCTATGGCTACTCAAGTCTATGTGCATAAATAGTAATTAACTACTAACTTGTGCTCCCGGCGTGAATCGAACACACAACCTTCTGTTCCGAAGACAGACGCTCTATCCAATTGAGCTACGGGAGCTAAAATAATAGTAGACGAGTTTGTCTAAGACTATATTTTACCAAATAATTCCA is a genomic window containing:
- a CDS encoding phosphoheptose isomerase: MHIDLSSHRNKLEIVIDLERYFKDCLLQVVEKDINKPWGAYFKFTEQDGNTFKKLFFADNHIKQLERRGLKHEPKILLVAPGKRLSWQYHFRRSELWRVIDSKVGVILSKTDQEPIDVPTYASGDLLTIPVGVRHRLIGLDNWGIVAELWVHEEEAKPSDEVDIVRIADDFGR